A region of Actinobacillus porcitonsillarum DNA encodes the following proteins:
- a CDS encoding helix-turn-helix transcriptional regulator yields the protein MQKSKILAQRLSEILILLNQGKRLDTHQLAEEFEVNLRTIQRDIRDRLTFLDWEEFGPRYYKLNTQKLGFLDKEDIERFARFASVADLFPKVDQTFYQEKLTESVKVKGFQYEDIRHLENEFRLLKQAIEECQFVSFLYKKSGQNDGKFYKIAPYSLINKNGIWYLIGTDADKQKTFCFTQISMATKLEETFEPNQQLQEEIKSNDSISFGNQLSEVLVKVSSFAAPYFLRRNLLPNQKLVHKSENGELILASENVNELDIVPLVQYWIPHLTIISPNGLQEKMVEKLKQYIAND from the coding sequence ATGCAAAAAAGTAAAATATTAGCTCAACGCTTAAGTGAGATTTTAATTCTCCTTAATCAAGGCAAACGCCTTGATACCCATCAATTAGCCGAAGAATTTGAAGTAAACCTTCGCACTATTCAACGTGATATTCGAGATCGATTGACTTTTCTAGATTGGGAAGAATTTGGACCTCGTTATTACAAATTAAACACCCAAAAGCTAGGCTTTTTAGATAAAGAAGATATTGAACGTTTTGCACGTTTTGCCAGCGTAGCCGATTTATTCCCTAAAGTGGATCAAACATTTTATCAAGAAAAATTAACCGAAAGTGTGAAAGTCAAAGGCTTTCAATATGAAGATATCCGCCATCTTGAAAATGAATTCCGCCTACTGAAACAAGCAATTGAAGAGTGCCAATTTGTGAGTTTTCTATATAAAAAAAGCGGTCAAAATGACGGGAAATTTTACAAAATTGCCCCTTACAGTCTGATCAATAAAAATGGCATTTGGTACTTAATTGGCACAGACGCAGACAAACAAAAAACCTTCTGCTTTACCCAAATTTCAATGGCAACTAAGCTAGAAGAAACCTTCGAGCCAAACCAACAGCTACAAGAAGAGATCAAAAGTAACGACAGTATCTCTTTTGGCAATCAGCTCAGTGAAGTATTGGTCAAAGTATCCAGCTTTGCCGCCCCTTACTTCCTTCGCCGAAATTTACTGCCTAACCAAAAACTAGTGCATAAATCGGAAAACGGCGAACTGATTTTAGCCAGCGAAAACGTAAACGAACTCGACATCGTACCGCTTGTGCAATATTGGATTCCCCATTTAACCATCATCAGCCCTAACGGCTTGCAGGAAAAAATGGTGGAGAAGTTGAAACAATATATTGCGAATGATTAG
- a CDS encoding helix-turn-helix domain-containing protein: protein MLDKSEQLVQSIGRAISKYRQAVGLTQAQLAEILGISNDAVSRMERGKSVPSVLRLLELSEIFGCEVADLLTESSNRSIDQARKLELLFHHLEDSERSELVALIERIVKWKQGK, encoded by the coding sequence GTGTTGGACAAAAGTGAACAATTAGTACAAAGCATTGGGCGAGCGATTTCAAAATATCGACAAGCCGTTGGGCTAACACAAGCGCAATTAGCCGAAATTTTAGGCATTAGTAATGATGCGGTTTCTCGCATGGAAAGGGGAAAAAGCGTGCCGTCAGTGTTGCGGTTGTTAGAGCTTTCTGAAATTTTTGGTTGTGAAGTAGCAGATTTATTAACCGAGAGTAGCAACCGTTCAATCGATCAGGCGCGGAAATTAGAATTATTATTTCATCATTTAGAAGATAGCGAGCGCAGTGAGTTGGTTGCGTTGATTGAGAGAATTGTGAAATGGAAGCAGGGGAAGTAG
- the cysS gene encoding cysteine--tRNA ligase, with protein MLKIYNTLKREKEEFKPINPNQIGMYVCGVTVYDLCHFGHGRTFVSFDVIVRYLRYSGYNVRYVRNITDVDDKIIKRALENKETCDQLVDRMIAEMHKDFDALNILRPDVEPRATKHIPEIIAMVEKLIANGHAYVAEDGDVMFDVESFKQYGALSRQNLEQLQAGARVEIKSVKKNPMDFVLWKMSKENEPSWQSPWGNGRPGWHIECSAMNSKELGEHFDIHGGGSDLMFPHHENEIAQSCCAHGGDYVNYWLHTGMLTIDKEKMSKSLGNFFSIRHMLGLYDAESLRYFFLTAHYRSLLDYSVENLDLARSALERLYTALRGCDVSGAAEGGEHYVEAFKTAMDDDFNTPGALAVLFEIARELNKLKTEDMAKANGLAVRLKELAGVLGLLEQEPESFLQGDTNSDEAAEIEALIKQRNEAKANKNWAVADEVRDKLKAMNIVLEDTPNGTIWRKA; from the coding sequence ATGCTCAAAATTTATAACACCTTAAAACGTGAAAAAGAAGAATTTAAGCCGATTAACCCGAACCAAATTGGTATGTATGTTTGTGGCGTAACGGTTTATGATCTCTGCCATTTTGGGCACGGTCGAACCTTTGTATCCTTTGACGTGATTGTGCGCTATTTACGCTATTCGGGCTATAACGTGCGTTATGTGCGTAATATTACCGATGTGGACGATAAAATCATCAAACGTGCATTAGAAAATAAAGAGACTTGCGATCAGCTAGTGGATCGAATGATTGCAGAAATGCATAAAGACTTTGATGCATTAAACATTTTACGCCCTGATGTTGAGCCACGTGCAACCAAACATATTCCTGAGATTATTGCGATGGTTGAAAAACTGATCGCAAATGGACACGCTTATGTGGCAGAAGATGGCGATGTGATGTTTGATGTGGAAAGTTTCAAACAGTATGGCGCACTATCTCGCCAAAATCTTGAGCAATTACAAGCGGGCGCTCGTGTTGAGATTAAATCTGTGAAGAAAAATCCGATGGATTTCGTCTTGTGGAAAATGTCAAAAGAGAACGAACCAAGTTGGCAAAGTCCGTGGGGGAATGGTCGCCCGGGTTGGCATATCGAATGTTCTGCAATGAACAGCAAAGAGCTAGGCGAACATTTTGATATTCACGGTGGCGGTTCGGATTTAATGTTCCCACACCACGAAAATGAAATTGCCCAATCTTGCTGTGCCCACGGCGGCGATTATGTGAATTATTGGCTACACACCGGTATGCTGACCATTGATAAAGAAAAAATGTCTAAATCATTGGGCAATTTCTTTAGTATCCGCCATATGTTAGGGTTATATGATGCTGAAAGTTTACGTTATTTCTTCTTAACAGCGCATTATCGTAGCTTGTTAGATTACAGCGTAGAGAATTTAGACTTGGCTCGTTCTGCATTAGAGCGTTTATACACAGCACTACGTGGTTGTGATGTTTCAGGGGCTGCCGAAGGTGGCGAACATTATGTTGAAGCCTTTAAAACTGCAATGGATGATGATTTCAATACACCGGGAGCTTTAGCAGTATTATTTGAAATCGCCCGCGAGTTGAATAAACTGAAAACGGAAGATATGGCGAAAGCCAATGGTTTAGCGGTTCGTCTGAAAGAGCTTGCTGGCGTATTGGGGTTATTAGAACAAGAGCCGGAAAGTTTCTTGCAAGGCGATACCAATAGCGATGAAGCTGCAGAAATCGAAGCGTTAATTAAACAACGCAACGAAGCCAAAGCCAATAAAAATTGGGCAGTAGCGGACGAAGTGCGTGATAAACTTAAAGCAATGAATATTGTTTTAGAAGATACACCAAACGGCACAATTTGGCGTAAGGCGTAA
- a CDS encoding peptidylprolyl isomerase, translating into MITLHTNFGDIKIKLDFDKAPITAKNFEDYCKEGFYNGTIFHRVIDGFMIQGGGMTSGLIEKPTKAPIKNEANNRLSNKRGTIAMARTSDPHSASSQFFINVADNTFLDYRSKEMFGREVVQEWGYAVFGEVVEGMDIVDKIKGVKTGNKGFHQDVPTEDVVIESVSVA; encoded by the coding sequence ATGATTACATTACACACGAATTTTGGCGACATTAAAATCAAATTAGATTTTGATAAAGCCCCAATTACGGCAAAAAACTTTGAAGATTACTGCAAAGAAGGCTTTTACAACGGTACGATTTTCCACCGCGTGATTGACGGTTTTATGATTCAAGGCGGCGGTATGACATCAGGCTTAATCGAAAAGCCAACCAAAGCACCAATTAAAAATGAAGCAAACAACCGTTTAAGCAATAAACGTGGCACCATTGCAATGGCTCGTACTTCAGATCCACATTCAGCCAGCTCACAATTTTTCATCAACGTGGCAGATAACACTTTCTTAGATTATCGCTCAAAAGAGATGTTTGGTCGTGAAGTTGTGCAAGAATGGGGCTACGCTGTTTTCGGCGAAGTGGTTGAAGGTATGGACATCGTTGATAAAATTAAAGGGGTAAAAACCGGTAATAAAGGTTTCCATCAAGATGTTCCAACTGAAGATGTTGTGATTGAATCTGTTAGCGTAGCGTAA
- a CDS encoding multifunctional CCA addition/repair protein gives MQIYLVGGAVRDQLLGLPVKDRDFLVVGSTPEQLLSLGYQQVGADFPVFLHPQTKEEYALARQERKHGNGYNGFICDFSPEVTLEQDLIRRDLTINAMAQDPTSGQIFDPFSGKQDLENRLLRHVSPAFEEDPLRVLRVARFAARFYLLGFRIAEETKSLMRKMATDGELNHLTAERVWLETEKAFQTDSPHIYFAVLHEVGALAVLFPEMEKLFGKPQPAQHHPEIDCGIHTLMVIEQAKQLAKKAENPTALLWAALCHDLGKGLTPDDILPHHYGHEMKDIAPARELSNRLKVPSEVKDFALLVTQYHTHCHKMAELRPETVLKLFNALDVWRKPQRFQDFLLACEADSKGRLGFEERAYPQAELAQHYFQVANSVDVQQVIADGFEKADIRTELNKRRQLAIQRYKNNT, from the coding sequence ATGCAAATCTATCTTGTCGGTGGTGCGGTTCGAGATCAATTATTAGGCTTGCCTGTCAAAGATCGTGATTTTCTTGTCGTAGGTTCAACGCCGGAACAACTTTTATCACTCGGCTACCAACAAGTGGGGGCAGACTTTCCCGTATTCCTACATCCTCAAACCAAAGAAGAGTATGCTCTCGCTCGTCAAGAACGCAAGCATGGTAATGGCTATAATGGCTTTATTTGTGATTTTTCCCCTGAAGTAACTTTAGAACAAGACCTGATTCGCCGAGATTTGACAATCAATGCAATGGCACAAGATCCGACAAGCGGTCAAATTTTTGACCCTTTTAGCGGAAAACAGGATTTAGAAAATCGCCTATTACGCCACGTATCCCCTGCTTTTGAGGAAGATCCTCTACGTGTTTTACGTGTTGCACGTTTTGCGGCTCGCTTCTATTTGCTTGGTTTTCGCATTGCTGAAGAAACCAAATCTCTTATGCGAAAAATGGCAACAGATGGCGAACTCAATCATCTAACGGCTGAACGTGTTTGGCTCGAAACAGAAAAGGCATTTCAAACCGACTCTCCGCACATTTATTTTGCTGTTTTACATGAAGTAGGCGCTTTAGCCGTGTTATTTCCTGAAATGGAAAAGCTCTTTGGAAAGCCCCAACCGGCACAGCATCATCCAGAAATTGATTGCGGTATTCATACGTTAATGGTTATTGAACAAGCGAAGCAATTAGCAAAAAAAGCCGAAAATCCGACCGCTCTACTTTGGGCTGCACTCTGCCACGACTTAGGGAAAGGCTTAACGCCTGATGATATTTTGCCTCATCATTATGGGCATGAAATGAAAGACATTGCGCCAGCTCGTGAATTATCTAACCGTTTAAAAGTGCCAAGTGAAGTAAAAGATTTTGCGTTATTAGTGACCCAATATCATACACATTGCCATAAAATGGCTGAATTACGCCCTGAAACCGTGTTAAAACTTTTTAATGCCCTCGATGTTTGGCGGAAGCCTCAACGTTTCCAAGATTTTTTACTGGCATGTGAAGCCGATAGCAAAGGTAGGCTTGGTTTTGAAGAGCGAGCGTATCCACAAGCAGAATTAGCCCAACACTATTTTCAAGTAGCGAACAGCGTAGATGTTCAACAGGTTATTGCGGACGGGTTTGAAAAAGCGGATATCCGAACAGAGTTAAATAAACGCCGGCAATTAGCAATTCAGCGTTACAAGAATAATACATAG
- a CDS encoding helix-turn-helix domain-containing protein gives MAQLPAEMTDRLIGQRIQQKRKEFGYSAEKLSECINLSQQQLSRYERGASKINVNHLIDIAIFFKTPINWFFQDCIPAEFTEKELKEIEINQKWDSLSSVQKEAFITFLETLK, from the coding sequence ATGGCACAGCTTCCTGCGGAAATGACAGATAGATTAATTGGGCAGCGTATTCAGCAAAAGAGAAAGGAATTTGGTTATTCAGCGGAAAAGTTGTCAGAATGTATCAATTTATCCCAGCAACAACTTTCACGCTATGAGCGAGGTGCAAGTAAAATCAACGTTAATCACTTGATTGATATTGCTATTTTTTTTAAAACGCCCATTAATTGGTTTTTCCAAGATTGTATTCCTGCCGAATTTACTGAAAAGGAATTAAAAGAGATAGAAATAAACCAAAAATGGGATAGCCTGTCTTCTGTTCAAAAAGAAGCATTTATCACTTTTCTTGAAACATTAAAATAA
- a CDS encoding transferrin-binding protein-like solute binding protein has protein sequence MRKLLLSAILAGLLTACSGGGGGSGTATTPDNSKVDLTNSPKGDVGAKTVDGELYGQNSNDSFYGIWLNDSKTLKEVRYQGTAATNLPSGSATYVGDAYWVSGTTGQPSKGGKTTLNVDFDQKTVDGKVEFSLFTDGRAQDITLHQTQLNGTEFKGRATTLLQEGTYEGGLFGNGAKEAAGIATFSGDSSYNTSFGGIRY, from the coding sequence ATGAGAAAATTACTTCTTTCTGCAATTTTGGCTGGATTATTAACCGCTTGTAGTGGTGGCGGTGGTGGTAGCGGTACAGCAACAACACCTGATAATTCTAAAGTTGATTTAACCAACAGCCCGAAAGGTGATGTTGGTGCTAAAACTGTTGATGGAGAATTGTACGGTCAAAATAGCAACGACTCTTTTTATGGTATTTGGTTAAATGATAGCAAAACCTTAAAAGAAGTTCGTTATCAAGGAACCGCTGCAACAAATTTACCATCAGGTAGTGCAACTTACGTAGGCGATGCTTATTGGGTAAGTGGCACAACAGGACAACCATCTAAAGGCGGTAAAACTACATTAAACGTTGATTTCGACCAGAAAACGGTAGATGGCAAAGTTGAATTTAGCCTATTCACAGATGGGCGTGCACAAGATATTACGCTACACCAAACCCAATTAAATGGCACAGAATTCAAAGGCAGAGCAACCACTTTATTACAAGAAGGCACTTATGAAGGTGGCTTATTCGGTAATGGTGCAAAAGAAGCAGCAGGTATTGCTACCTTCAGCGGCGATAGCAGTTATAACACCTCATTTGGTGGTATTCGTTACTAA
- a CDS encoding surface lipoprotein assembly modifier has protein sequence MRSLFLLALCCSNIVFAAATPLEEQLKQAIYQDNSGQIQSLLYQYQQQSQQDLTLKSYAEAKLATLQQNYDVAIRIYRKILSERPELNSIRMELAKVLFADRQDSAARVQFDKVKSAKNLPPSAYQLIERYIDALNSRNRWQFDASVSYLKTDNVENVSSSSVIENTGFVKGAGMLPQKAQGFAYNLGINRDFNLTGSHYLGVSNETYGKTYWDNHQYDDLFSRTFIGYAYKKNDAILRLQPFYEKRWYGGDSFHWSNGAEISYSFWLSQNWQNQTALEYEKRRFFKDNPQAGHIRTASTTLIWYRNPEQIFYVSAAFSQQRLQEQQYSSDIQNLRLGWLQEYAFGISTKLNLSFTHRQFKDQAILGGILPLGKTRQDQIYSVFAQVWKRDWHLWGITPKLNLEWRKQKSNFDTLYSYKMHNITLAFEKTF, from the coding sequence ATGCGTTCTCTCTTTTTACTCGCCTTGTGTTGTTCCAATATTGTTTTTGCTGCGGCAACGCCCCTTGAAGAACAACTAAAACAAGCAATTTACCAAGATAATAGCGGTCAAATTCAATCTTTACTTTACCAATATCAGCAACAATCACAGCAAGATTTAACATTAAAATCTTATGCAGAAGCAAAGCTAGCAACCTTACAGCAAAACTATGATGTTGCTATTCGTATTTACCGAAAAATATTGAGCGAACGACCAGAGCTAAATTCAATTCGAATGGAATTGGCAAAAGTGCTGTTTGCGGATCGGCAAGACAGTGCTGCAAGAGTTCAGTTTGATAAAGTGAAAAGTGCCAAAAATCTACCACCTTCAGCCTACCAACTTATTGAACGCTATATTGACGCACTCAATTCAAGAAATCGTTGGCAATTTGATGCAAGTGTTTCTTATCTTAAAACGGATAATGTCGAAAATGTTTCATCGTCTTCGGTGATTGAAAATACGGGATTTGTAAAAGGTGCAGGAATGTTGCCACAAAAAGCCCAAGGCTTCGCCTATAATTTGGGTATAAATCGTGATTTTAATCTAACAGGTTCGCATTATCTCGGTGTGAGTAATGAAACCTACGGCAAAACTTATTGGGATAATCATCAATATGACGATCTTTTTAGCCGTACTTTTATCGGTTATGCTTACAAAAAGAATGATGCCATCTTACGATTACAACCCTTTTATGAAAAACGCTGGTATGGCGGCGATTCGTTTCATTGGTCAAATGGGGCGGAAATCAGTTACAGTTTTTGGCTTTCACAAAATTGGCAAAACCAAACCGCACTTGAATATGAAAAACGCCGCTTTTTCAAAGATAATCCACAAGCTGGGCATATTCGAACAGCTTCAACAACGTTAATTTGGTATCGAAACCCCGAACAGATTTTTTATGTCAGTGCAGCCTTTTCTCAGCAACGCTTACAAGAGCAACAATACAGCTCAGATATTCAGAATTTACGTTTAGGTTGGTTGCAAGAATATGCTTTTGGGATTTCAACTAAATTAAATCTCTCTTTTACTCATCGCCAATTTAAAGATCAAGCGATATTGGGCGGTATCTTGCCACTCGGCAAAACTCGCCAAGATCAGATTTATTCAGTTTTCGCACAAGTTTGGAAACGAGATTGGCATTTATGGGGTATTACACCTAAATTAAATTTGGAATGGCGGAAACAGAAAAGCAATTTTGACACACTTTATTCCTACAAAATGCATAATATTACACTCGCTTTTGAAAAGACTTTCTAA
- the cpdB gene encoding 2',3'-cyclic-nucleotide 2'-phosphodiesterase — protein MMNRRRFLQIGATTVLAISANRFAFAAGDSKVALRVIGTTDIHSFLTDFDYYKDAPTAKFGFTRAATLIEQARKEAKNSVLVDNGDLIQGNPIADYQAAVGYKEGKSNPAIEALNLMKYDVGTLGNHEFNYGLKYLDDAIKEAKFPIINANIVKPGTDEPVYQPYFIQKKEVVDEDGVKHTLNVGYIGFVPPQVMVWDKANLEGKVEARDIVKTAEKYVPIVKKAGADVIIALAHTGPSDEPYKEGAENSAFYLADVKGIDAVIFGHSHRLFPNKEFAKSPNADIEKGTMKGIPEAMAGYWANNISVVDLTLAKQKGKWIVVDGKAVLRPIYDNEKKAATVENHPEVAALLQPVHEATRKFVSQPIGKATDNMYSYLALVQDDPTVQIVNQAQKAYVENIVKGLPQLAGLPILSAGAPFKAGGRKNDPNGYTEVNKGELTFRNAADLYLYPNTLVVVKVTGEELKEWLECSAGMFKQIDPANEQPQSLLDWEGFRTYNFDVIDGVQYQYDLTQPARYDGEMKLINEKAHRVVNLTYNGKQVDPKAEFLIATNNYRAYSNKFPGTGEEHIVFAAPDENRQILANYITAESKAKGQVSPAADKNWRIAPIAAKGKLDVRFETSPSDKAKAFIAEKAQYPMSFVGTDETGFAIYQIDLTK, from the coding sequence ATGATGAACAGAAGACGTTTTCTTCAAATCGGTGCTACCACCGTATTAGCGATTAGTGCAAACCGTTTTGCATTTGCTGCCGGCGATAGTAAAGTGGCTCTACGTGTTATTGGTACAACAGATATTCATAGTTTTTTAACGGATTTTGACTACTATAAAGACGCGCCTACGGCTAAATTCGGTTTTACTCGTGCAGCGACCTTAATTGAACAAGCACGTAAAGAAGCGAAAAACAGTGTTCTTGTTGATAATGGCGACTTAATTCAAGGTAATCCGATTGCAGATTATCAAGCAGCGGTTGGTTATAAAGAAGGGAAATCTAACCCTGCGATTGAGGCGTTAAACCTAATGAAATACGATGTAGGGACATTAGGTAACCATGAATTTAACTACGGTTTAAAATATCTTGATGATGCAATCAAAGAAGCAAAATTCCCAATTATCAATGCGAACATCGTTAAACCGGGTACTGACGAACCCGTCTACCAACCATACTTCATTCAGAAAAAAGAAGTGGTTGATGAAGATGGCGTGAAACATACTTTAAATGTGGGCTATATCGGATTCGTTCCACCACAAGTGATGGTGTGGGATAAAGCAAATTTAGAAGGTAAAGTGGAAGCTCGCGATATTGTGAAAACGGCTGAAAAATACGTGCCAATCGTGAAAAAAGCCGGTGCAGATGTTATTATTGCATTAGCTCATACCGGTCCTTCAGACGAACCTTATAAAGAAGGTGCAGAAAACTCAGCGTTCTACCTTGCTGATGTAAAAGGCATTGATGCGGTGATTTTTGGTCACTCACACCGTTTATTCCCAAATAAAGAGTTCGCAAAATCGCCAAATGCCGATATTGAAAAAGGCACAATGAAGGGTATCCCTGAAGCGATGGCAGGTTACTGGGCGAATAATATCAGCGTGGTGGATTTAACCCTAGCTAAACAAAAAGGTAAATGGATTGTAGTTGATGGTAAAGCGGTATTACGCCCAATCTATGATAATGAGAAAAAAGCCGCAACGGTAGAAAATCACCCTGAGGTTGCTGCGTTATTACAACCGGTTCACGAAGCAACGCGTAAATTCGTGTCACAACCAATCGGTAAAGCGACAGACAATATGTACAGCTACCTTGCTTTAGTTCAAGATGACCCGACAGTACAAATTGTGAACCAAGCTCAAAAAGCCTATGTGGAAAATATTGTGAAAGGATTGCCACAGCTAGCAGGTTTACCAATTTTAAGTGCAGGGGCACCGTTTAAAGCAGGCGGTCGTAAAAACGACCCGAACGGTTATACTGAAGTAAACAAAGGCGAATTGACTTTCCGTAACGCAGCGGATTTATATCTCTATCCAAATACACTTGTCGTTGTTAAAGTCACAGGCGAAGAGTTAAAAGAGTGGTTAGAGTGCAGTGCAGGTATGTTTAAACAAATCGACCCAGCGAATGAACAGCCACAAAGTTTATTAGATTGGGAAGGTTTCCGCACTTATAACTTTGACGTGATTGATGGAGTTCAATATCAATATGATCTGACTCAACCAGCCCGTTATGATGGCGAAATGAAGCTGATTAATGAAAAAGCCCATCGTGTTGTGAATTTAACCTATAACGGCAAACAGGTTGATCCAAAAGCAGAATTTTTGATTGCAACCAACAACTACCGTGCATATAGCAATAAATTCCCTGGTACTGGAGAAGAGCATATCGTCTTTGCAGCACCGGATGAAAATCGCCAAATTTTAGCGAACTATATTACCGCTGAAAGTAAAGCGAAAGGTCAAGTTAGCCCTGCAGCAGACAAAAACTGGCGTATTGCGCCGATTGCCGCTAAAGGTAAATTAGATGTACGCTTCGAAACTTCGCCAAGCGATAAAGCAAAAGCCTTTATTGCAGAAAAAGCGCAATATCCAATGTCATTCGTTGGTACTGATGAAACAGGCTTTGCGATTTATCAGATTGATTTGACGAAGTAG
- the iscX gene encoding Fe-S cluster assembly protein IscX: MKWTDVRMIAENLYDMNPDLDPTTVRFTDMHKWICEMEDFDDDPEASNEQILEAILTIWLEEYE; this comes from the coding sequence ATGAAATGGACTGATGTAAGAATGATCGCAGAAAATCTGTATGATATGAACCCAGATTTAGATCCAACCACCGTACGTTTTACTGATATGCACAAATGGATTTGTGAAATGGAAGATTTTGATGATGATCCGGAAGCATCAAATGAACAAATTTTAGAAGCAATTTTAACGATTTGGTTAGAAGAGTACGAATAA
- the fdx gene encoding ISC system 2Fe-2S type ferredoxin — translation MPKVVFLPHEEFCPEGMVVEAQTGENLLEVAHNAGVEIHHACDGSCACTTCHVVIREGFDSLNESSDQEEDMLDKAWGLEMESRLSCQCVIGDEDLVVEIPKYNLNHANEAAH, via the coding sequence ATGCCAAAAGTAGTTTTTCTTCCACATGAAGAATTTTGCCCAGAGGGTATGGTTGTTGAAGCTCAAACCGGCGAAAACTTATTAGAAGTTGCTCACAATGCAGGGGTTGAAATTCATCACGCTTGTGATGGTTCTTGTGCTTGTACGACTTGCCACGTGGTTATTCGTGAAGGCTTTGATTCATTAAACGAAAGCTCGGATCAAGAAGAAGATATGTTAGATAAAGCTTGGGGTTTAGAAATGGAAAGTCGTTTAAGTTGCCAATGTGTTATTGGTGATGAAGACTTAGTTGTTGAAATTCCAAAATATAACTTAAACCACGCAAATGAGGCCGCACACTAA